A genomic segment from Chitinophaga niabensis encodes:
- a CDS encoding NADP-dependent oxidoreductase: MKAVAVNEFKTLPQVMDLPEPAVKEGTIKIKLTAAGLNPFDWKTIDGIMQDHMPHVFPLIIGADGAGVVTEVGAGITRFKIGDKVYGQVLHAPVGEGSYAEYVVVPETAAISLAPETIPLEDAAAAPTAGMTALQLLEKAGLQSGQSVLLIGATGGVGTFTTQLANAKGIRVIATASSPAQAERLTALGAAATINYKETSLDEEVRKLYPDGVDALIDLVSNKVDFHKMTTLVKPEGYAFTTQFVADKESLKAQHLHGGNFETKSSPAALDALRQVIDAGEVNIPIERKISLEQAPAAIAESRQLKSKGKTIILIS; encoded by the coding sequence ATGAAAGCTGTAGCCGTTAACGAATTCAAGACACTTCCGCAAGTGATGGACCTCCCGGAACCCGCTGTGAAAGAGGGTACCATCAAAATAAAACTAACCGCCGCCGGCCTCAATCCCTTCGATTGGAAAACGATCGATGGTATTATGCAGGATCATATGCCACATGTTTTTCCTTTGATCATCGGCGCAGATGGTGCAGGTGTTGTTACAGAAGTGGGCGCTGGTATTACACGTTTTAAAATTGGTGATAAGGTCTACGGCCAGGTGCTGCATGCCCCTGTTGGCGAAGGTTCTTATGCAGAATATGTGGTGGTTCCCGAAACTGCTGCCATAAGCCTGGCTCCTGAAACTATTCCACTGGAAGATGCTGCCGCAGCCCCCACAGCAGGAATGACGGCATTACAGCTGCTGGAAAAAGCAGGATTACAAAGCGGCCAAAGTGTATTATTAATAGGCGCAACAGGAGGGGTGGGGACCTTCACTACACAATTGGCCAATGCCAAAGGCATCCGTGTAATAGCAACGGCTTCTTCACCAGCACAGGCAGAAAGGTTAACAGCCCTGGGTGCTGCTGCTACCATAAACTACAAAGAAACTTCTCTCGATGAAGAAGTCCGCAAACTATACCCCGATGGCGTGGATGCACTGATAGACCTGGTAAGCAATAAAGTAGATTTTCATAAGATGACCACGCTCGTGAAACCCGAGGGTTATGCATTCACCACACAATTCGTGGCTGATAAAGAAAGCCTAAAAGCACAACATCTGCATGGCGGAAATTTTGAAACGAAATCATCACCGGCAGCCCTGGATGCATTACGTCAAGTGATAGATGCCGGAGAAGTGAATATTCCCATAGAACGCAAAATATCCCTGGAACAGGCACCGGCAGCTATTGCAGAAAGCCGCCAGCTAAAAAGCAAAGGCAAAACTATTATCCTGATCAGCTAA
- a CDS encoding SIR2 family NAD-dependent protein deacylase: MSKPKLIVLTGAGISAESGLRTFRDSDGLWEGYDIYEVASPMGWQKNPALVQDFYNMRRKDVMNAQPNAAHIGLAKLEEHYDVHIITQNIDDLHERAGSTRVLHLHGEITKMRSELNETELFPITGDIKMGDLAADGSQFRPHVVWFGEAVTMIEPAILEIVQADVFVLIGTSLNVYPAAGLVDYLRPGIPKYIIDKKIPPVKGSGYHLIEKPATEGVEELLKLLSEAQ, from the coding sequence GTGAGCAAACCTAAACTCATAGTACTCACAGGCGCTGGTATCAGCGCAGAAAGCGGTCTCCGTACTTTCAGGGACAGTGATGGCCTGTGGGAAGGATATGATATTTACGAAGTAGCTTCTCCTATGGGATGGCAGAAAAATCCTGCGCTCGTACAGGATTTCTATAACATGCGCCGCAAAGATGTGATGAATGCACAACCCAACGCAGCACACATCGGTTTAGCCAAACTGGAAGAACATTACGACGTACACATCATCACACAGAACATAGACGATCTGCACGAACGCGCAGGTTCCACAAGGGTTTTACACCTGCATGGAGAGATCACCAAAATGCGCAGCGAGCTCAACGAAACGGAACTTTTTCCCATCACCGGCGATATCAAAATGGGAGACCTCGCAGCAGACGGAAGTCAGTTCCGCCCGCATGTAGTTTGGTTCGGAGAAGCTGTGACGATGATAGAACCTGCTATCCTTGAAATAGTACAGGCAGATGTGTTTGTATTGATCGGCACCTCACTGAATGTATATCCTGCAGCGGGTTTGGTGGATTATCTGAGACCCGGCATTCCCAAATACATTATCGATAAAAAGATCCCGCCCGTAAAAGGTTCCGGTTATCACCTCATAGAAAAACCAGCCACAGAAGGAGTGGAGGAGTTGCTGAAACTCCTGTCGGAAGCGCAATAG
- the gyrA gene encoding DNA gyrase subunit A has translation MIENTDNQDNQKEDGRIVQVNIEEQMKTAYIDYSMSVIVGRALPDVRDGFKPVHRRVLFGMNELGNTHNKPYKKSARVVGDVMGKYHPHGDASVYDTMVRMAQPWSLRYMLIDGQGNFGSIDGDFPAAMRYTEVRLQKIAEAMLEDLDKDTVDFTLNFDDTLEEPVVLPTRIPNLLANGASGIAVGMATNIMPHNLSELVDGLTAMIEDRDITIDELIKHVKAPDFPTGGTIYGFEGVKAGFETGRGRVVVRGKIMSETSKQGKEKLVIYELPYQVNKAVLHQKIAQLVNDKVIEGISDVRDESDREGMRLVIDLKREAIPNVIINQLYKYSELQTSYGINNVVLVKGRPKILNLKELLSEFLEFRHEVVTRRTQYLLREAEKKAHILQGYLIALDHLDEVIALIRNSTTPEIAREGLMTNFELSEIQAKAILELRLQRLTGMERDKIREEYDEIMKTIAHLKEVLADEGLRMQIIKDELEEVKKKFGDERKTEIQYLAAEMRIEDIIAEEDVVITISHLGYIKRTSAYDFRQQKRGGRGAIGGKTRDEDFIEHLFVASTHHTMLFFTEKGRLYWMKVYEIPEGEKSGKGRAIQNLITLPSDDKIRAIIDIKDLNDTEFINNHYIVLCTRNGIIKKTLLEEFSRPRQNGVNAITINEGDQLLEAKLTNGRSEIMMAIRSGRAIRFPEETVRDTGRGAIGVRGIEVDNEKDEVVGMICVDKEDKTRTVLVVSEKGYGKRTDIEEYRITNRGGKGVKTISVTDKTGPLIAILDVTEQNDLMITCKSGITIRMAVGDIREAGRATQGVRLIRMDDSDEIAAVARLDEEEEVVAAIEEAIEGSEGAVEGEGNATEANDTTEAVEPEPEA, from the coding sequence ATGATAGAGAACACGGACAATCAAGACAATCAAAAGGAGGACGGTAGAATTGTTCAGGTCAACATTGAAGAGCAGATGAAAACCGCGTATATCGACTACTCCATGTCGGTGATCGTAGGTCGTGCACTGCCGGATGTGCGAGACGGTTTTAAACCCGTTCACCGCAGAGTGTTGTTCGGGATGAATGAATTGGGAAATACGCATAACAAACCCTACAAAAAATCTGCCCGTGTTGTTGGGGACGTAATGGGTAAGTACCATCCCCACGGTGATGCTTCCGTATATGATACCATGGTACGGATGGCGCAACCCTGGTCTTTACGCTATATGCTGATAGACGGACAGGGTAACTTTGGTTCCATTGATGGCGACTTTCCGGCAGCGATGCGTTATACGGAGGTCAGGCTGCAAAAGATTGCCGAAGCCATGCTGGAAGACCTGGATAAAGACACGGTAGACTTCACACTCAACTTCGATGATACCCTCGAGGAACCGGTAGTATTACCTACCCGGATCCCCAACCTGCTGGCAAACGGAGCTTCCGGTATCGCTGTAGGGATGGCCACCAACATCATGCCGCACAACCTGTCCGAACTCGTGGATGGCCTCACTGCCATGATCGAAGACCGGGACATCACCATAGACGAACTCATTAAACATGTAAAAGCACCCGATTTCCCCACAGGTGGTACCATCTATGGATTTGAAGGGGTGAAAGCAGGTTTTGAAACAGGCCGCGGAAGGGTAGTGGTACGTGGTAAGATCATGTCTGAAACCTCCAAACAAGGTAAAGAAAAACTGGTCATATACGAACTGCCTTACCAGGTGAACAAGGCTGTACTGCATCAGAAGATCGCACAGCTGGTGAATGATAAAGTAATTGAAGGAATTTCTGACGTAAGGGATGAAAGCGACAGGGAAGGGATGCGCCTGGTGATAGACCTCAAGCGCGAAGCCATTCCAAACGTGATCATCAATCAACTCTACAAATACTCCGAACTGCAAACCTCTTACGGTATCAATAACGTGGTACTGGTAAAAGGACGGCCCAAGATCCTGAACCTGAAAGAATTACTGTCAGAGTTCCTGGAATTCCGCCACGAAGTAGTGACCCGCCGTACGCAATACCTCCTGCGCGAAGCAGAGAAGAAAGCACATATCTTACAAGGTTACCTGATTGCACTCGATCACCTCGATGAAGTGATCGCCCTCATCAGGAACTCTACCACACCGGAAATTGCACGCGAAGGATTGATGACCAACTTCGAGTTGTCTGAGATCCAGGCCAAAGCCATCCTGGAATTACGTTTACAACGTTTAACAGGCATGGAGCGCGATAAGATCCGTGAAGAATATGACGAGATCATGAAAACGATCGCTCACCTGAAAGAAGTACTCGCAGACGAAGGATTGAGGATGCAGATCATTAAGGACGAACTGGAAGAAGTGAAGAAGAAATTCGGAGACGAACGTAAAACAGAGATCCAGTACCTCGCAGCTGAAATGCGGATCGAAGATATCATCGCAGAAGAAGACGTGGTGATCACCATTTCACACCTCGGTTATATCAAACGTACTTCCGCTTACGATTTCCGTCAGCAGAAACGCGGAGGCCGTGGGGCAATTGGTGGTAAAACACGTGATGAAGATTTTATCGAACACCTCTTCGTAGCATCCACACACCATACCATGCTGTTCTTCACAGAAAAAGGACGCCTGTACTGGATGAAGGTCTACGAGATCCCTGAAGGTGAAAAATCCGGTAAAGGCCGTGCCATCCAGAACCTGATCACCCTTCCGTCTGACGATAAGATCCGCGCGATCATTGATATCAAAGACCTCAACGATACCGAATTCATCAATAACCATTATATTGTATTGTGCACCCGCAATGGTATCATTAAGAAAACATTGCTGGAAGAATTCAGCCGTCCGCGCCAGAATGGTGTGAACGCTATCACCATCAACGAGGGCGACCAATTGCTGGAAGCCAAGCTCACCAATGGCAGAAGCGAAATTATGATGGCCATCAGAAGCGGCCGCGCCATCAGGTTCCCTGAAGAAACCGTACGGGACACCGGTCGCGGTGCCATCGGTGTAAGAGGAATTGAGGTGGATAATGAGAAAGATGAGGTGGTTGGTATGATTTGTGTAGACAAGGAAGATAAAACCCGTACCGTTCTTGTTGTTTCCGAAAAAGGATATGGTAAAAGAACAGACATTGAGGAATATCGCATCACTAACCGTGGGGGTAAAGGGGTGAAAACCATCAGCGTTACCGACAAAACCGGCCCATTGATCGCAATCCTGGATGTTACGGAGCAAAACGACCTGATGATCACCTGTAAATCAGGTATCACGATCAGGATGGCAGTAGGAGATATCCGTGAAGCAGGCCGCGCCACACAAGGGGTACGCCTCATCCGGATGGACGATTCAGATGAAATAGCAGCAGTAGCACGTTTGGATGAAGAGGAAGAAGTGGTAGCCGCTATTGAAGAAGCAATTGAGGGAAGTGAAGGAGCAGTAGAAGGAGAAGGAAACGCAACTGAAGCCAACGATACTACCGAAGCGGTAGAACCTGAACCCGAAGCATAA
- a CDS encoding saccharopine dehydrogenase C-terminal domain-containing protein — MKSILLFGAGKSATCLIDYLLANAPRQKWHITVVDNDLMLIKSKIGKSYYATPAAIDINDEPVRQSLIQEADLVISLLPPALHIVIARDCLKFSRNLLTASYIDPEIRKLEKEIEKAGLLFMYEMGLDPGIDHMSAMKLIHSIEKKGGQIYSFKSYCGGLISPESNDNPWCYKISWNSRNIVLAGTSGATYREKGKVKEIEYQQLFDQSKTVQVPGLGKLAYYPNRDSLNYVDIYALSNIPTFMRATLRYTEFTEGWNALVKLGLTDDTKKQQTNNMPYFKWASQHIKVNKELTNEENIAQFLGVSSKSKLIRQLKYLGILNGELINLGEQTNAGVLQHVLDVRLKMEPSDKDMIVMLHEIEFERRHMGTKLHSYMIVQGEDNLRTAMAKTVGLPLGIMAKLVLSGQVELKGLHIPVMPEIYNPVLRELEEHDIRFEESFE, encoded by the coding sequence ATGAAGAGTATTCTATTGTTTGGTGCCGGAAAATCTGCTACCTGTCTGATAGACTATTTGCTGGCCAACGCTCCGCGACAGAAGTGGCATATCACTGTTGTGGACAATGATCTGATGCTCATTAAATCAAAGATCGGCAAATCCTATTATGCTACACCTGCTGCCATCGACATTAACGATGAACCCGTAAGGCAGTCCCTCATCCAGGAAGCAGACCTCGTTATTTCCCTTTTACCCCCTGCCCTTCACATTGTGATTGCGCGGGATTGCCTCAAATTCTCCCGAAACCTGCTGACCGCCTCTTATATTGACCCTGAGATCCGCAAGCTAGAAAAGGAGATCGAAAAGGCCGGTCTTTTGTTCATGTATGAAATGGGCCTGGACCCTGGGATCGACCACATGTCTGCCATGAAGCTCATCCATTCCATTGAAAAGAAAGGCGGGCAGATCTATTCTTTTAAATCTTATTGTGGCGGCCTCATTTCCCCGGAAAGTAATGATAACCCCTGGTGTTACAAGATCTCCTGGAACTCCCGTAACATAGTACTGGCAGGTACTTCAGGAGCTACTTACCGGGAAAAAGGGAAAGTCAAGGAAATAGAGTACCAGCAGTTATTTGATCAATCCAAAACTGTACAGGTACCAGGGTTGGGAAAACTGGCCTATTACCCTAACCGGGATTCCCTGAACTATGTGGATATCTATGCACTGAGCAATATCCCTACTTTTATGCGGGCCACTTTGCGGTACACAGAATTTACCGAAGGCTGGAATGCACTGGTAAAGCTGGGTTTAACGGATGATACAAAAAAACAACAGACCAATAACATGCCCTATTTCAAATGGGCATCCCAACATATCAAAGTAAATAAGGAACTGACGAATGAAGAAAATATAGCCCAGTTCCTGGGCGTAAGCAGCAAAAGCAAGCTCATCCGCCAGTTGAAATACCTGGGCATTCTGAACGGGGAATTGATTAACTTAGGAGAGCAAACAAATGCAGGCGTATTGCAGCATGTATTGGATGTTCGTTTAAAAATGGAGCCTTCAGATAAAGACATGATCGTAATGCTGCATGAGATAGAGTTCGAGCGCAGGCATATGGGTACCAAACTGCACAGTTACATGATCGTTCAGGGAGAAGATAATCTCCGTACCGCCATGGCTAAAACGGTTGGGCTGCCATTGGGCATTATGGCTAAGCTGGTGCTCTCCGGACAAGTAGAATTAAAAGGATTACATATACCCGTGATGCCGGAGATCTATAATCCCGTGCTCAGGGAACTGGAAGAACATGATATCAGATTCGAAGAGAGTTTTGAATAG
- a CDS encoding EVE domain-containing protein, with amino-acid sequence MQYWLVKSEPSKYSWDQFVKDGKTLWDGVRNYAARNNLRAMKKGDQVLWYHSNEGLEIVGIAKVVKEHYQDPTTPDPAWLSVDLAPVKKLKKPVSLAQMKEEESLQNMDLIRLSRLSVGAVKEEEFKKVLEMAGM; translated from the coding sequence ATGCAATACTGGTTAGTGAAATCCGAACCATCTAAGTACTCCTGGGATCAATTTGTAAAAGACGGCAAAACATTGTGGGACGGCGTACGCAATTATGCTGCACGCAACAACCTGCGCGCCATGAAAAAAGGAGACCAGGTGTTATGGTACCATAGCAACGAAGGCCTTGAAATTGTAGGCATCGCCAAAGTAGTGAAAGAACATTACCAGGACCCTACAACCCCTGATCCCGCCTGGCTTTCAGTAGACCTGGCCCCTGTAAAGAAATTAAAAAAGCCCGTCTCCCTCGCGCAGATGAAAGAGGAAGAAAGCTTGCAGAATATGGACCTGATACGCCTCAGCAGGTTATCTGTGGGTGCAGTGAAAGAAGAGGAATTTAAGAAAGTACTCGAAATGGCAGGCATGTGA
- a CDS encoding SPFH domain-containing protein, translating to MTLPFIEIIEWVEHDPNLLMHKFADGDKEIKNGAQLTVRENQAAMLLNEGQLADVFTPGMHKLSTANIPIISRLKGWKYGFESPFKADVYFFTTRQFLHLKWGTPAPILLRDPQFGQVRLRAFGTFSVRIADVATFFRQYAGTYPRLTIFELEVQMRDLIAPKFGEVLAQANISVLDVAGNISDLSRKIEPLLQPYFENIGIELTQFIITSATLPPEVTEYYDKVTSMNMIPDMNKYQQFNQANAIGQAGTVANEGMQQGMMAGIMLNTLQQQQQQPQEDITAKLQKLKVLFEQGLIDEAEYKAKKAELIEKL from the coding sequence ATGACGTTACCTTTTATTGAGATCATTGAATGGGTGGAACATGACCCGAACCTGCTCATGCATAAATTTGCAGATGGTGATAAAGAGATTAAAAATGGCGCTCAGTTAACCGTACGTGAAAACCAGGCAGCCATGCTGTTGAATGAAGGACAACTGGCCGATGTATTCACCCCCGGAATGCATAAACTGAGTACTGCCAATATTCCCATTATTAGTCGTTTGAAAGGATGGAAATACGGCTTTGAATCACCATTTAAAGCAGATGTTTATTTCTTCACCACCCGGCAGTTCCTTCACCTGAAATGGGGAACACCTGCTCCGATACTTTTGCGCGATCCCCAGTTTGGACAGGTAAGACTTCGTGCATTTGGCACCTTCTCCGTTCGGATTGCAGACGTGGCTACATTCTTCAGGCAATATGCAGGTACTTATCCAAGGCTCACCATCTTTGAGCTGGAAGTACAAATGCGTGATCTTATAGCCCCTAAGTTCGGAGAAGTACTTGCACAGGCCAATATTTCAGTATTGGATGTAGCAGGAAATATCAGTGATCTCAGCAGGAAAATAGAACCATTACTCCAACCTTATTTCGAAAATATCGGCATAGAATTAACCCAGTTCATTATTACCAGCGCAACCCTGCCACCTGAAGTAACCGAGTACTACGACAAGGTTACCAGCATGAACATGATCCCGGACATGAATAAATACCAGCAGTTCAACCAGGCCAATGCAATAGGCCAGGCGGGAACTGTTGCCAATGAAGGCATGCAACAGGGCATGATGGCCGGCATTATGTTAAATACCCTTCAGCAACAGCAACAACAGCCACAGGAAGATATCACGGCAAAACTCCAGAAACTCAAAGTGCTGTTTGAACAGGGATTGATAGACGAAGCCGAATACAAGGCCAAAAAGGCGGAACTCATTGAAAAATTATAG
- a CDS encoding KGG domain-containing protein, whose product MVTHAKTSDAETLRDNRTARQGKEFNDDKNRNLEGYDENEFDAEDRRKRNDGEIAEERPPVKTPSRRGFAAMDKEKQKMIASKGGKASHGGGRKPSKNR is encoded by the coding sequence ATGGTCACACATGCAAAAACTTCCGATGCCGAGACACTGAGAGACAATCGTACTGCCCGGCAGGGAAAGGAATTTAATGACGATAAGAATCGTAACCTTGAAGGTTATGATGAAAATGAATTTGATGCGGAAGATCGCCGCAAACGCAATGACGGCGAAATTGCCGAAGAACGTCCACCGGTGAAAACACCCAGCAGAAGAGGATTTGCAGCGATGGACAAAGAGAAACAAAAAATGATTGCAAGTAAAGGTGGTAAAGCCTCCCATGGTGGTGGCCGTAAGCCTAGTAAAAATCGTTAA
- a CDS encoding DUF6620 family protein, producing MFKKLLNDLLGNEDEKKPQPSEPPQQEAQQAVPATAGFDPETFHGLHYTEAQFEAEVEKRVQAFVADSDEDLLENDIMNLRTNFGRDVFTDWNGWDRYEQFSLVWGSKVRGIHAFGIQKADESDPLLQPIHGVSLYDYAAAASKMGSGVSTEQVCKALGIELPVWEEINVLWPKRMQEDTSFQVINVFSQYFGQADQHPVLGKLTAAGSGSGGNAEGAANLQRLEEDLYFYHELCGARQAAYEYGLDGAQWILDNYGITLGEFQGVAVKHMEKQNQQFNSQDIMHYMNYQDEKQKEYAERFAAEQGGNVADDITF from the coding sequence ATGTTTAAAAAGTTGTTAAATGACCTCCTCGGGAATGAGGACGAAAAGAAACCTCAGCCATCCGAACCTCCCCAACAGGAAGCGCAGCAGGCAGTTCCTGCAACAGCAGGCTTTGACCCGGAAACCTTTCATGGCCTTCATTATACAGAAGCGCAGTTTGAAGCAGAAGTAGAAAAACGCGTACAGGCCTTTGTTGCAGACAGTGATGAGGATCTGCTGGAAAATGATATCATGAACCTGCGTACCAATTTTGGGCGTGATGTATTCACGGACTGGAATGGATGGGACCGCTACGAGCAGTTTTCACTGGTTTGGGGCAGCAAAGTACGGGGCATTCATGCATTCGGTATCCAGAAAGCAGATGAAAGCGATCCTTTACTGCAACCCATTCACGGCGTATCCTTATATGATTACGCTGCAGCAGCCAGCAAAATGGGATCAGGTGTTTCAACGGAACAGGTCTGTAAAGCGCTGGGCATTGAATTACCCGTTTGGGAGGAAATAAACGTACTGTGGCCCAAACGGATGCAGGAAGACACGAGTTTCCAGGTGATCAATGTTTTTAGCCAGTATTTCGGCCAGGCTGATCAGCATCCGGTGCTGGGGAAATTAACTGCTGCCGGTTCCGGCTCAGGCGGAAACGCAGAAGGCGCCGCAAACCTCCAACGCCTGGAAGAAGACCTTTATTTTTATCATGAACTCTGCGGAGCACGCCAGGCAGCTTATGAATATGGACTGGATGGCGCACAGTGGATCCTCGACAATTATGGTATCACATTAGGGGAATTCCAGGGCGTTGCCGTAAAACACATGGAAAAGCAAAACCAGCAGTTCAACAGCCAGGATATCATGCATTATATGAATTACCAGGATGAGAAGCAGAAAGAATATGCGGAGAGATTCGCAGCTGAACAGGGTGGTAATGTGGCAGATGATATAACGTTTTAA
- a CDS encoding cupin domain-containing protein, producing MQLRFIQTAKGTNGALLEMEATYQPLSTEPPLHFHPGQAEDFEVLEGEMMLRMNGGTRVLKVGDRLHIPAKTPHAMWNNGPAIAVTNWQVRPALNMEHFFETTMGLAADGKTNANGVPNILQAALTVNKFAPVFRMMKPPYIVQKLLFGILTPFAYLLGYRATYEKYLN from the coding sequence ATGCAACTCCGGTTCATCCAAACAGCCAAAGGAACAAATGGTGCGCTGCTTGAAATGGAGGCTACTTACCAGCCGCTCTCTACCGAACCTCCCCTGCATTTCCATCCCGGCCAGGCAGAGGATTTTGAGGTCCTGGAAGGTGAAATGATGCTGCGTATGAATGGAGGAACACGCGTTCTTAAAGTGGGAGATCGTTTGCATATTCCGGCTAAAACACCACATGCCATGTGGAATAATGGTCCGGCTATTGCAGTAACCAACTGGCAGGTACGCCCTGCCTTGAATATGGAGCATTTTTTTGAAACTACGATGGGGTTGGCGGCGGATGGTAAAACAAATGCCAATGGTGTTCCGAATATCCTGCAGGCAGCGCTTACGGTCAATAAATTTGCGCCTGTTTTCAGGATGATGAAGCCGCCTTACATTGTTCAAAAGCTCCTTTTCGGGATCCTGACGCCGTTCGCTTATCTGTTGGGATACAGGGCCACTTATGAGAAATATTTAAATTGA
- a CDS encoding tetratricopeptide repeat protein, which produces MKKLFVSLLFCSAAITVMAQKAKVNSADEYLKSDKIDQAKADIDAALQNEKTKDDAKAWYVKGKIHEALATKNKSAADAIVAYDAFKKALEINPKLPEALLELNNRMFNVYATIGNAGYGNLNEQKWDSSYIYFKKAFEVADFYNGKNLGGSIPRDTAMVFYSGYAAQQAGKKDEAFEGLKAAAALKFKGEPALYVVLAQQYEERGDNANWIATIDSAKRYFPADKRFADMEMLYYSKTGKTSDLINMMEKKVQENPSDFPLQLDYAIRLDNLANPRDEKGSDLPKPANYDDLMTKAEGAYKKALELKAEDATANFQLGALYFNRAVAFNKELNAMESKQQSSPKAKELQGKVEALMNQSLPFFEKADAGFTAQGKLEPSDKRTYESCLYALQKIYAIKSMNDKVEAVKKKLEGLN; this is translated from the coding sequence ATGAAAAAACTATTTGTATCTCTTCTCTTTTGCAGCGCAGCCATCACCGTTATGGCGCAGAAGGCAAAAGTGAACAGTGCGGATGAGTATTTGAAAAGCGACAAGATCGATCAGGCTAAAGCAGATATCGATGCAGCACTTCAAAACGAAAAGACCAAGGACGACGCGAAAGCCTGGTATGTGAAAGGTAAGATCCACGAAGCACTGGCTACCAAAAACAAAAGTGCAGCAGATGCAATAGTAGCTTATGATGCCTTCAAGAAAGCGCTTGAGATCAATCCGAAACTGCCTGAGGCCCTCCTGGAGCTGAACAACCGCATGTTTAACGTGTATGCCACTATCGGGAACGCCGGTTACGGTAACCTGAATGAGCAGAAATGGGATTCCTCCTACATTTATTTCAAAAAAGCATTCGAAGTAGCAGATTTTTATAACGGTAAAAATCTCGGTGGTTCCATTCCCCGCGATACAGCCATGGTGTTCTATTCTGGTTACGCAGCACAACAGGCTGGTAAAAAGGATGAGGCATTCGAAGGCCTGAAAGCCGCCGCTGCACTGAAATTCAAAGGTGAACCCGCTTTGTATGTTGTATTAGCGCAACAATACGAAGAACGTGGTGACAACGCCAACTGGATCGCTACCATCGACTCCGCGAAAAGATATTTCCCTGCAGACAAACGTTTTGCCGATATGGAAATGCTGTACTATTCTAAAACTGGCAAAACCAGCGATCTCATCAACATGATGGAAAAGAAAGTACAGGAAAATCCTTCCGACTTCCCGCTGCAGCTGGATTACGCTATCCGCCTGGACAACCTGGCGAATCCCCGCGATGAGAAAGGTTCCGACCTGCCCAAACCAGCTAACTACGACGACCTGATGACCAAAGCAGAAGGTGCCTACAAAAAAGCACTGGAGCTGAAAGCAGAAGATGCTACCGCTAACTTCCAGTTAGGTGCATTATACTTCAACCGCGCGGTTGCGTTCAACAAAGAACTGAACGCCATGGAAAGCAAACAACAAAGCTCTCCTAAAGCAAAAGAACTGCAAGGTAAAGTGGAAGCACTGATGAACCAATCCCTGCCTTTCTTTGAAAAAGCAGATGCTGGTTTCACCGCACAAGGCAAACTGGAGCCAAGCGATAAACGTACTTACGAAAGCTGCCTCTATGCACTGCAAAAGATCTACGCGATCAAGAGCATGAATGATAAAGTAGAAGCAGTGAAGAAAAAACTCGAAGGCCTGAACTAA
- a CDS encoding MmcQ/YjbR family DNA-binding protein, producing the protein MNLEKFQQYCLSLPGTSEGLPFGENTLVFYVMGKMFALTDIEEFESANLKCDPDQAIELRERYEGVLPGYHMNKKHWNTVLFDGSIPDKLLLQWTKDSYDLVVAKLPKKVREELTGRS; encoded by the coding sequence ATGAACCTCGAGAAATTCCAACAATACTGCCTGTCTTTACCCGGTACATCGGAGGGGCTCCCTTTTGGTGAAAATACGCTGGTGTTCTATGTGATGGGGAAAATGTTTGCATTAACGGACATTGAAGAATTTGAGAGCGCCAATCTCAAATGCGATCCTGATCAGGCGATTGAATTAAGGGAAAGATATGAAGGTGTTTTACCTGGTTATCATATGAACAAGAAACACTGGAATACGGTGTTATTTGACGGTTCTATTCCTGATAAATTGCTCCTGCAATGGACAAAGGATTCCTACGATCTCGTGGTAGCCAAACTGCCGAAGAAAGTAAGAGAGGAATTAACGGGCAGGTCTTAG
- a CDS encoding helix-turn-helix transcriptional regulator encodes MATMYYNRIKVVLMEKKRTAKQLAQHLEVDAGTVSRWCQNKNQPSISMLYRIATYLDVQSAALLNKII; translated from the coding sequence ATGGCAACAATGTATTACAACAGAATTAAAGTAGTTCTAATGGAAAAAAAACGCACAGCAAAACAACTAGCACAGCACTTGGAAGTAGATGCCGGAACAGTAAGTAGGTGGTGTCAGAATAAAAATCAACCGAGTATTTCAATGCTGTATAGGATAGCAACTTATCTGGATGTTCAATCCGCAGCGTTGCTCAATAAGATCATTTAG